The sequence ATATCGTTGTTCCATGTTATAACGAAGAACAAGTCTTACCGCATACTAATCCAATGTTTGTTGAAAAAATTGAACAATTAATAAAGAAAGAAGAAATCCACTGCCATAGTAAAATTATGTATGTAAACGATGGTAGTAAGGATCGGACTTGGGAACTGATAGAAAGTTATGCTAAATCTATCCCTTCTGTGGTTGGTGTATCGCAAAGTCGTAACAGAGGTCATCAAAGTAGTGTACTTGCAGGTATGTATGAGGCCATTCAGTTTGCTGATATTGTCATTACTATTGATGCCGATGGACAAGATGATATCAATTGTATGGATAAAATGATTGAAGAATATAAAAGCGGTTCTGAAATTGTCTACGGTGTACGTGATAACCGTGATACGGACTCTGCTTTTAAACGAATTACAGCTGAAGGTTTTTATAAAGTTTTACGCCTATTCGGAGCAGAAGTCGTTTTTAATCATGCTGACTATCGATTGGTTTCTAAAAGATTCTTGAAGGAATTAGAAAAATTCCCTGAGGTCAATCTTTTTCTTCGTGGTTTAATGCCTTTAGTTGGCTTTAAATATTCTTACGTATCGTATAAGCGACATGAACGAATTGCTGGTGAGAGCCATTACCCACTGTCTAAAATGCTTGGTTTGGCTATGGATGGTATTACAAGTTTATCAATAAAACCGATTCGGTTGATTACAAGTCTTGGTGTTTTGACGTCACTCTTTAGTTTTCTATTGATTATTTGGGTTATATGGAGTAAGTTTGCTGGTACAGTCGTGGCTGGCTGGGCGAGCACCTATGCAATAGTTAGCTTACTTGGTGGAGTTCAATTGATTAGTTTGGGTGTAATTGGTGAGTATGTTGGAAAAATTTATCTGGAAACAAAACGTCGTCCTAGATATATTATCAGTGAACGTACTTTTGATTCAGAAAGTGTTTCATCTGATTTTAACCCTTGAAAACTTTTCAAATTTTGATATAATAGTACTACTCAAGGGAGTAGCTGGCAGAAACCTGTGATAGTGTCGTCATTCCGAATTGTATACTGAAAAGTATGTTTTCCGGCACTATCTTAAACAGCGAGACTTGTTATGATTAACAGGTCTC comes from Streptococcus oralis and encodes:
- a CDS encoding glycosyltransferase family 2 protein produces the protein MSRHKPILYIVVPCYNEEQVLPHTNPMFVEKIEQLIKKEEIHCHSKIMYVNDGSKDRTWELIESYAKSIPSVVGVSQSRNRGHQSSVLAGMYEAIQFADIVITIDADGQDDINCMDKMIEEYKSGSEIVYGVRDNRDTDSAFKRITAEGFYKVLRLFGAEVVFNHADYRLVSKRFLKELEKFPEVNLFLRGLMPLVGFKYSYVSYKRHERIAGESHYPLSKMLGLAMDGITSLSIKPIRLITSLGVLTSLFSFLLIIWVIWSKFAGTVVAGWASTYAIVSLLGGVQLISLGVIGEYVGKIYLETKRRPRYIISERTFDSESVSSDFNP